In a genomic window of Streptomyces pristinaespiralis:
- a CDS encoding DUF3093 domain-containing protein — protein sequence MQPSAPQYAERLTAPRSWWAVTALVALSGGLILLPLGTLPMLGGVIAAGALASALVSSYGSARIRVVAGSLVAGDARIPVSALGEAEVLDAEEARAWRLHKADPRAFMLLRSYVPTAVRIEITDPEDPTPYVYLSTRDPQALAAALTAVRAA from the coding sequence ATGCAGCCTTCCGCCCCGCAGTACGCAGAACGTCTGACCGCGCCCCGATCCTGGTGGGCCGTCACCGCCCTCGTCGCCCTTTCCGGCGGTCTGATCCTGCTGCCGCTGGGGACCCTGCCGATGCTGGGCGGGGTGATCGCCGCGGGTGCGCTGGCGTCGGCGCTGGTCAGCTCCTACGGCTCGGCCCGTATCCGGGTGGTGGCCGGCTCTCTCGTCGCCGGTGACGCGCGGATCCCGGTCTCCGCGCTCGGGGAGGCCGAGGTGCTGGACGCGGAGGAGGCCCGGGCCTGGCGGCTGCACAAGGCCGATCCGCGGGCCTTCATGCTGCTGCGCAGCTACGTCCCGACCGCCGTGCGGATCGAGATCACGGATCCGGAGGACCCGACGCCGTACGTCTATCTGTCGACGAGGGACCCGCAGGCGCTGGCCGCCGCTCTGACGGCCGTCCGCGCGGCATAG
- a CDS encoding DUF4193 domain-containing protein codes for MATDYDTPRKTDDDVDSDSLEELKARRNDKSTSTVDVDEFEAAEGMELPGADLSNEELAVRVLPKQADEFTCMSCFLVHHRSQLAREKNGQPICRDCD; via the coding sequence ATGGCAACGGACTACGACACCCCACGCAAGACCGACGACGACGTCGATTCCGACAGCCTTGAGGAACTGAAGGCCCGGCGGAACGACAAGTCCACCTCGACCGTCGACGTCGACGAGTTCGAGGCCGCAGAGGGCATGGAGCTCCCCGGGGCCGACCTGTCCAACGAGGAGCTCGCCGTAAGGGTCCTGCCGAAGCAGGCCGACGAGTTCACCTGCATGAGCTGCTTCCTCGTGCATCACCGCAGCCAGCTGGCGCGCGAGAAGAACGGCCAGCCCATCTGCCGCGACTGCGACTGA
- a CDS encoding sensor histidine kinase has product MATVPAPPEAPPKPTWDPREPVRPWLRPTIRIRLTLLYGGMFLIAGILLLSIIYLFTAQALHVGVADLPFKIVEGKVQPTTDWCTLPEEGSGEQFNQAVSACLQHQRELALDDLLRRSLFALLGLSIIAFAFGYAMAGRVLSPLGRITRTARQVAGSDLSRRIELDGPDDELKELADTFDEMLDRLERAFTAQQRFVANASHELRTPLAINRTLLEVHLSDPGAPVELQQLGKTLLATNERSEQLVEGLLLLARSDNQIVERKPVDLAEVASRAMDQVRSEADEKGVEVRGERRAAVVQGNGVLLERIALNLVQNAVRYNVPGGWIEVITEVEHGQAVLLVTNTGPVVPAYEIDNLFEPFRRLRQERTGSDKGVGLGLSIARSVARAHGGRISAVPREGGGLVMRVTLPV; this is encoded by the coding sequence GTGGCCACCGTTCCCGCGCCCCCGGAAGCGCCTCCGAAACCCACCTGGGACCCCAGGGAGCCCGTCCGTCCCTGGCTGCGTCCCACCATCCGGATACGACTCACGCTGCTGTACGGCGGGATGTTCCTGATCGCGGGCATCCTGCTGCTGTCGATCATCTACCTCTTCACGGCGCAGGCGCTGCACGTCGGCGTCGCGGATCTGCCCTTCAAGATCGTCGAAGGCAAGGTCCAGCCCACGACGGACTGGTGCACCCTCCCCGAGGAGGGCTCCGGCGAGCAGTTCAACCAGGCCGTCTCCGCCTGCCTCCAGCACCAGCGGGAGCTGGCCCTGGACGACCTGCTGCGCCGCTCGCTGTTCGCCCTGCTCGGCCTGAGCATCATCGCGTTCGCCTTCGGTTACGCGATGGCCGGCCGGGTGCTGTCGCCGCTGGGCCGGATCACCCGCACCGCGCGCCAGGTCGCCGGTTCCGACCTGTCCCGCCGGATCGAGCTCGACGGCCCCGACGACGAGCTCAAGGAGCTCGCCGACACCTTCGACGAGATGCTGGACCGCCTGGAGCGGGCCTTCACCGCGCAGCAGCGCTTCGTGGCGAACGCCTCGCACGAACTGCGCACGCCGCTGGCGATCAACCGCACGCTGCTCGAGGTGCACCTCTCCGATCCGGGAGCCCCCGTGGAGCTCCAGCAGCTGGGCAAGACGCTGCTGGCCACCAACGAGCGCAGCGAGCAGCTGGTGGAGGGCCTGCTGCTGCTCGCCCGCAGCGACAACCAGATCGTCGAGCGCAAGCCGGTGGACCTGGCGGAGGTGGCGTCGCGCGCCATGGACCAGGTCCGCTCCGAGGCGGACGAGAAGGGCGTGGAGGTGCGCGGGGAGCGCCGGGCCGCGGTCGTCCAGGGCAACGGCGTGCTGCTGGAGCGGATCGCGCTGAACCTCGTGCAGAACGCCGTCAGGTACAACGTGCCCGGGGGCTGGATCGAGGTGATCACGGAGGTCGAGCACGGCCAGGCGGTCCTGCTGGTCACCAACACCGGACCGGTGGTTCCCGCCTACGAGATCGACAACCTCTTCGAGCCGTTCAGGCGCCTCCGCCAGGAGCGCACGGGCAGCGACAAGGGGGTCGGACTGGGGCTTTCCATCGCGCGTTCGGTGGCCCGCGCCCACGGAGGCCGTATCTCCGCCGTGCCGCGCGAGGGAGGCGGGCTCGTGATGCGTGTCACTCTTCCGGTCTGA
- a CDS encoding response regulator transcription factor — protein sequence MRVLVVEDEQLLADAVATGLRREAMAVDVVYDGAAALERIGVNDYDVVVLDRDLPLVHGDDVCRRIVELGMPTRVLMLTASGDVSDRVEGLELGADDYLPKPFAFTELTARVRALGRRTTVPLPPVLERAGIKLDPNRREVFRDGREIQLAPKEFAVLEVLMRSEGAVVSAEQLLEKAWDENTDPFTNVVRVTVMTLRRKLGEPPVIVTVPGSGYRI from the coding sequence GTGCGCGTACTCGTCGTCGAGGACGAGCAGCTGCTCGCCGATGCGGTGGCCACCGGCCTGCGCCGGGAGGCCATGGCGGTCGACGTCGTGTACGACGGCGCCGCCGCCCTGGAGCGCATCGGGGTCAACGACTACGACGTGGTGGTGCTCGACCGCGACCTTCCCCTGGTCCACGGGGACGACGTCTGCCGCAGGATCGTCGAGCTGGGCATGCCGACCCGGGTGCTGATGCTGACGGCGTCGGGGGACGTGAGCGACCGCGTGGAGGGCCTGGAGCTCGGCGCCGACGACTATCTGCCCAAGCCGTTCGCGTTCACCGAGCTCACCGCGCGTGTGCGCGCCCTCGGCAGGCGTACGACGGTGCCGCTGCCGCCGGTGCTGGAGCGTGCCGGCATCAAGCTCGATCCGAACCGCCGAGAGGTCTTCAGGGACGGCAGGGAGATCCAGCTGGCCCCCAAGGAGTTCGCGGTGCTGGAGGTGCTGATGCGCAGCGAGGGCGCGGTCGTCTCCGCGGAGCAGCTGTTGGAGAAGGCCTGGGACGAGAACACGGACCCGTTCACCAACGTGGTGCGGGTGACCGTGATGACCCTGCGCCGCAAGCTCGGCGAGCCGCCCGTGATCGTCACGGTGCCCGGTTCCGGTTACCGGATCTGA
- a CDS encoding inositol monophosphatase family protein: MTDPLTSELLSLALEAARRAGALLRDGRPDDLGVARTKSSPIDVVTEMDIAAEKLITGYLSEHRPDDGFLGEEGAATVGTSGVRWVIDPLDGTVNYLYGLPTWAVSIAAEVDGGTVVGVVEAPMRRETFHAVRGGGAFLNDRPVRCRPAPPLDQALVSTGFNYVHTVRTHQADVAQRLIPRLRDIRRSGSAAIDLADVAAGRLDGYYERGLSPWDLAAGDLIAREGGALTGGRPGDGPSGDLTVAAVPGVFEPLQALLEEMGAWHD; this comes from the coding sequence GTGACCGACCCGCTCACCTCCGAACTGCTGTCCCTCGCCCTGGAGGCCGCCCGGAGGGCCGGCGCACTGCTGCGGGACGGCCGCCCGGACGACCTGGGCGTCGCCAGGACGAAGTCCAGCCCCATCGACGTCGTGACCGAGATGGACATCGCGGCGGAGAAGCTGATCACCGGCTACCTCTCCGAGCACCGTCCGGACGACGGTTTCCTCGGCGAGGAGGGCGCGGCCACGGTGGGCACCAGCGGGGTGCGCTGGGTCATCGACCCGCTCGACGGCACCGTCAACTACCTGTACGGGCTGCCCACGTGGGCCGTCTCGATCGCCGCGGAAGTCGACGGCGGGACCGTGGTCGGGGTCGTCGAGGCGCCGATGCGGCGCGAGACCTTCCACGCGGTGCGGGGCGGCGGCGCGTTCCTGAACGACCGGCCCGTACGGTGCCGGCCGGCGCCCCCGCTGGACCAGGCCCTGGTCTCGACCGGCTTCAACTACGTCCACACCGTCCGCACGCACCAGGCGGACGTCGCCCAGCGGCTGATCCCGCGGCTGCGCGACATCCGGCGCAGCGGATCGGCGGCGATCGACCTGGCGGACGTGGCGGCGGGCCGCCTGGACGGCTACTACGAGCGCGGGCTCAGCCCGTGGGACCTCGCCGCGGGCGACCTGATCGCCCGCGAGGGCGGCGCGCTGACCGGGGGCCGTCCCGGGGACGGGCCGTCGGGCGACCTCACGGTGGCGGCGGTGCCGGGCGTGTTCGAGCCGCTGCAGGCGTTGCTGGAGGAAATGGGGGCGTGGCACGACTGA
- a CDS encoding ferrochelatase: MSDLRDPAPYDALLLLSFGGPEGPDDVVPFLENVTRGRGIPKERLKEVGQHYFLFGGVSPINDQNRALLEALRKDFAEHGLDLPVHWGNRNWAPYLTDTLREMTEAGHRRIAVLATSAYASYSGCRQYRENLADALATLEAEGRQLPRVDKLRHYFNHPGFVRPMIDGVLASLADLPEEVRAGAHLAFTTHSIPTSAADSSGPDTDHGDGGAYVRQHLDVARTVADAVARETGVEHPWELVYQSRSGAPHIPWLEPDICDHLESLHASGAPAVVMVPIGFVSDHMEVLYDLDTEATAKAAELGLPVRRSATVGADPRFAGAVRDLLLERAASERGIPAERCALGALGPSHDLCPVGCCPARAPRPAAAGADSPYA; this comes from the coding sequence ATGTCCGATCTGCGTGACCCAGCGCCTTACGACGCCCTTCTGCTGCTCTCGTTCGGCGGCCCAGAAGGCCCGGACGACGTGGTCCCGTTCCTGGAGAACGTGACCCGCGGCCGAGGCATCCCGAAGGAACGACTGAAGGAAGTGGGGCAGCACTACTTCCTCTTCGGCGGCGTCAGCCCCATCAACGACCAGAACCGGGCGCTGCTCGAAGCCCTGCGCAAGGACTTCGCCGAGCACGGCCTGGACCTGCCGGTCCACTGGGGCAACCGCAACTGGGCGCCGTACCTCACCGACACCCTGCGCGAGATGACCGAAGCGGGACACCGGCGCATCGCCGTCCTCGCCACCAGCGCCTACGCCTCGTACTCCGGCTGCCGCCAGTACCGGGAGAACCTCGCGGACGCTCTGGCGACGCTGGAGGCGGAAGGGCGGCAACTGCCGCGCGTGGACAAGCTGCGGCACTACTTCAACCACCCCGGTTTCGTACGGCCCATGATCGACGGCGTTCTCGCCTCTCTCGCCGACCTGCCGGAAGAGGTCCGCGCCGGTGCGCACCTCGCCTTCACCACGCACTCGATCCCGACCTCCGCGGCCGACTCCTCCGGCCCCGACACCGACCACGGGGACGGCGGCGCCTACGTCCGCCAGCACCTCGACGTGGCCCGGACCGTCGCGGACGCCGTCGCCCGCGAGACCGGCGTCGAGCACCCCTGGGAGCTCGTCTACCAGTCCCGCAGCGGCGCCCCGCACATCCCCTGGCTGGAACCGGACATCTGCGACCACCTGGAGAGCCTGCACGCCTCCGGTGCGCCGGCCGTCGTCATGGTCCCGATCGGCTTCGTCTCCGACCACATGGAGGTCCTCTACGACCTCGACACGGAGGCCACCGCGAAGGCCGCGGAGCTGGGCCTGCCGGTGCGCCGCTCCGCGACCGTGGGCGCCGACCCCCGGTTCGCCGGCGCGGTGCGCGACCTCCTGCTGGAGCGGGCCGCCAGTGAGCGCGGCATCCCGGCGGAACGCTGCGCGCTCGGAGCGCTCGGCCCGAGCCACGACCTCTGCCCTGTCGGGTGCTGTCCGGCCCGCGCGCCCAGGCCCGCGGCGGCCGGCGCCGACAGCCCGTACGCGTGA
- a CDS encoding MFS transporter, translating to MPSPYRAIFATPGSLGFSAAGLLGRMPLSMLGIGIMTMVSELTGRYGLAGTLTATLALSAAVLGPQVSRLVDRHGQRRVLRPATLVTLAAVTGLLVCAQQGAPDWTLFAFTALAGCAPSVGAMTRARWAALLEGSPRELHTAYSVESIIDEVCFIFGPIISIGLSTLWFPEAGPLLAAGFLLVGVWWLTAQRATEPKPHPASHYTGGSALRSPGLQVLVAAFVATGVIFGAVDVVTVAFAEETGHKAAASWVLAVYALGSCLAGAVFGLLHLKGEPARRWVLGVCAMAVSMIPLQLAGSLPLLAVALFVAGLAIAPTMVTTMALVEAHVPRSKLTEGMSWTGTGLAVGVALGSSAAGWVVDAQGAAAGYAVPGVAGVFAAVVAFLGYRRLRRPVPMREGQREQRDQDPEQREQPVA from the coding sequence TTGCCCAGTCCGTACCGCGCGATTTTCGCCACCCCCGGCTCTTTGGGGTTCTCCGCTGCCGGCCTCCTCGGCCGGATGCCGCTGTCCATGCTGGGCATCGGGATCATGACCATGGTCTCCGAGCTCACCGGCCGCTACGGCCTGGCCGGCACCCTCACCGCGACGCTCGCGCTGTCGGCGGCCGTGCTCGGTCCACAGGTCTCCCGTCTGGTCGACCGACACGGCCAGCGCAGGGTGTTGCGTCCGGCCACGCTCGTCACGCTCGCCGCCGTCACCGGACTGCTGGTCTGCGCGCAGCAGGGAGCGCCGGACTGGACGCTGTTCGCCTTCACGGCCCTCGCGGGCTGTGCGCCGAGCGTCGGCGCGATGACCCGGGCGCGCTGGGCGGCGCTCCTGGAGGGCTCGCCGCGGGAGCTGCACACCGCCTACTCGGTCGAGTCGATCATCGACGAGGTGTGCTTCATCTTCGGCCCGATCATCTCCATCGGGCTGTCCACCCTGTGGTTCCCTGAGGCCGGTCCGCTGCTCGCCGCCGGGTTCCTGCTGGTCGGTGTCTGGTGGCTGACGGCCCAGCGGGCCACGGAGCCGAAGCCGCACCCGGCGTCGCACTACACCGGCGGCAGCGCGCTGCGCTCCCCCGGTCTCCAGGTCCTCGTCGCCGCGTTCGTCGCCACCGGGGTGATCTTCGGCGCGGTGGACGTGGTCACGGTGGCGTTCGCGGAGGAGACGGGCCACAAGGCCGCCGCGAGCTGGGTGCTCGCGGTCTACGCCCTCGGCTCCTGCCTCGCGGGCGCCGTCTTCGGCCTGTTGCACCTGAAGGGTGAGCCCGCCCGCAGGTGGGTGCTGGGCGTCTGCGCCATGGCCGTGAGTATGATCCCCCTCCAACTGGCCGGGAGCCTGCCGCTCCTGGCCGTGGCGCTCTTTGTCGCGGGCCTTGCCATCGCGCCGACGATGGTGACGACCATGGCCCTCGTCGAGGCGCACGTACCGCGCAGCAAGCTGACCGAGGGCATGTCCTGGACCGGTACCGGGCTCGCGGTCGGCGTCGCACTGGGTTCCTCGGCCGCCGGCTGGGTGGTCGACGCGCAGGGCGCCGCTGCGGGGTACGCGGTGCCCGGCGTCGCAGGAGTGTTCGCGGCCGTGGTGGCGTTCCTGGGGTACCGCCGGCTGCGCAGGCCGGTGCCGATGCGGGAGGGGCAGCGTGAGCAGCGTGATCAGGACCCGGAGCAGCGGGAGCAGCCCGTGGCGTAA
- a CDS encoding D-arabinono-1,4-lactone oxidase produces the protein MSSVIRTRSSGSSPWRNWAGTVVSRPARQARPASVQELADAVRSAVADGLRIKTVGTGHSFTAIAATDGLLIRPDLMTGIRRIDRSEMTVTVESGTPLKRLNTALAREGLSLTNMGDIMEQTVAGATSTGTHGTGRDSASIAAQIKGLELVTADGSVLTCSEKENPEVFAAARIGLGALGVVSAITFAVEPVFLLTAREEPMAFDRVLADFDALHAENEHFEFYWFPHTGNCNTKRNNRSSGPAAPPGRVGGWIEDELLSNGAFQLACSLGRAVPAAVPAIARLSSRALSARTYTDIPYKVFTSPRRVRFVEMEYALPREAAVTALRELRAMIDRSPLRIGFPVEVRTAPADDITLSTASGRETAYIAVHMYRGTPYRSYFTAVESIMTAHGGRPHWGKIHTRDARYFAEAYPRFGEFTALRDHLDPDRVFQNPYLRRVLGD, from the coding sequence GTGAGCAGCGTGATCAGGACCCGGAGCAGCGGGAGCAGCCCGTGGCGTAACTGGGCGGGGACCGTTGTCTCGCGCCCCGCGAGACAGGCACGTCCCGCGTCCGTGCAGGAGCTCGCCGACGCGGTCCGCTCGGCGGTCGCGGACGGCCTGCGGATCAAGACGGTCGGCACGGGCCATTCGTTCACGGCCATCGCGGCCACCGACGGGCTGCTGATACGGCCGGACCTGATGACGGGGATCCGCCGGATCGACCGCTCGGAGATGACCGTCACCGTCGAATCGGGTACCCCGCTCAAGCGGTTGAACACCGCCCTCGCCCGTGAGGGGCTGTCGCTCACGAACATGGGCGACATCATGGAGCAGACCGTCGCCGGCGCGACGTCGACCGGCACGCACGGCACCGGCCGTGACTCCGCATCGATCGCCGCGCAGATCAAGGGCCTTGAGCTGGTGACGGCCGACGGATCCGTCCTGACGTGCTCGGAGAAGGAGAATCCCGAGGTCTTCGCGGCGGCCCGGATCGGCCTGGGGGCGCTCGGGGTCGTCTCCGCGATCACCTTCGCGGTGGAGCCGGTCTTCCTGCTGACCGCCCGCGAGGAACCGATGGCCTTCGACCGGGTCCTGGCGGACTTCGACGCCCTGCACGCGGAGAACGAGCACTTCGAGTTCTACTGGTTCCCGCACACCGGGAACTGCAACACCAAGCGCAACAACCGCAGCTCCGGCCCGGCGGCGCCCCCCGGCAGGGTGGGTGGCTGGATCGAGGACGAGCTGCTGTCCAACGGCGCCTTCCAGCTGGCCTGTTCGCTGGGGCGCGCGGTGCCGGCGGCCGTTCCGGCGATCGCCCGGCTCTCCAGCCGTGCGCTGTCGGCCCGTACCTACACGGACATTCCCTACAAGGTCTTCACATCGCCCCGCCGGGTGCGGTTCGTGGAGATGGAGTACGCGCTGCCCAGGGAGGCCGCGGTGACGGCGCTGCGCGAGCTCAGGGCGATGATCGACCGCTCGCCGCTGCGGATCGGGTTCCCGGTCGAGGTGCGCACGGCCCCCGCCGACGACATCACGCTCTCGACGGCCTCGGGCCGCGAGACGGCGTACATCGCGGTCCACATGTACCGCGGCACGCCCTACCGTTCCTACTTCACCGCCGTGGAGTCGATCATGACGGCGCACGGCGGACGGCCGCACTGGGGAAAGATCCATACCCGGGACGCGCGCTACTTCGCCGAGGCCTACCCCCGGTTCGGCGAGTTCACCGCGCTGCGCGACCATCTCGACCCCGACCGGGTCTTCCAGAATCCGTATCTGCGCCGGGTACTGGGCGACTGA
- the sepH gene encoding septation protein SepH: MPELRVVAVSNDGTRLVLKAADSTEYTLPIDERLRAAVRNDRARLGQIEIEVESHLRPRDIQARIRAGASAEEVAQLAGIPVDRVRRFEGPVLAERAFMAERARKTPVRRPGENTGPQLGEAVQERLLLRGAEKDTVQWDSWRRDDGTWEVLLVYRVAGEPHSASWTYDPPRRLVQAVDDEARALIGETDDTIAQEPSFPFVPRIARLPRDRPLDRALDRQIERPAVPSADADDKDERDSLTSLLEAVPNFRGDMVVPERPVASEPPAVEPGQESEAEEEPVAPAASAGAGSAYADVLMPRSVAGHRDRLTGTTDRQAEADGVRPGRRAAVPSWDEIVFGTRRKKQE, translated from the coding sequence ATGCCCGAACTGCGTGTCGTGGCCGTCTCCAACGACGGCACACGACTGGTGCTCAAGGCTGCGGACAGCACGGAATACACGCTTCCGATCGACGAGCGCCTGCGTGCCGCCGTGCGTAACGACCGTGCCCGGCTCGGCCAGATCGAGATCGAGGTGGAGAGCCATCTCCGCCCCCGCGACATCCAGGCGCGTATACGTGCCGGTGCCTCCGCGGAGGAGGTCGCCCAGCTCGCCGGCATCCCCGTCGACCGGGTGCGCCGCTTCGAGGGCCCGGTCCTCGCCGAGCGCGCCTTCATGGCGGAGCGGGCCCGCAAGACCCCCGTACGCCGCCCCGGCGAGAACACCGGTCCGCAGCTGGGCGAGGCCGTGCAGGAGCGGCTGCTGCTGCGCGGTGCCGAGAAGGACACCGTCCAGTGGGACTCGTGGCGCCGCGACGACGGCACCTGGGAGGTCCTGCTCGTCTACCGGGTCGCGGGCGAACCGCATTCGGCGAGCTGGACCTACGACCCGCCGCGGCGGCTCGTCCAGGCCGTCGACGACGAGGCACGCGCCCTGATCGGTGAGACCGACGACACGATCGCGCAGGAGCCGAGCTTCCCGTTCGTCCCGCGCATCGCCCGCCTGCCCAGGGACCGGCCGCTGGACCGCGCCCTGGACCGGCAGATCGAGCGCCCGGCCGTGCCTTCCGCCGACGCGGACGACAAGGACGAGCGGGACTCGCTGACCAGTCTGTTGGAGGCCGTGCCGAACTTCCGCGGCGACATGGTCGTGCCCGAGCGCCCCGTGGCGTCGGAGCCGCCCGCCGTCGAGCCCGGCCAGGAGAGCGAGGCCGAGGAGGAGCCGGTGGCGCCCGCCGCGTCGGCCGGCGCCGGTTCCGCGTACGCGGACGTGCTGATGCCGCGATCCGTCGCGGGTCACCGGGACCGGCTGACGGGCACCACGGACCGGCAGGCGGAGGCGGACGGTGTCCGTCCCGGCCGCCGCGCCGCCGTGCCCAGCTGGGACGAGATCGTCTTCGGCACCCGCCGCAAGAAGCAGGAGTAG
- a CDS encoding sulfurtransferase, which produces MNPIISAAGLADELAGPTPPVLLDVRYRLGGPHGRPDYEAGHIPGAVFVDLDAELAAPPGAGGRHPLPDVAAFGAVMRRAGVGPGTPVVAYDADKGWGAARAWWLLRWAGHDDVRVLDGGLAAWTGPLETTVPVPREGTFEPKPGALPLLDADDAAAKAREGLLLDARAGERYRGEVEPIDAVAGHIPGAVSAPTTENLDDQGRFRPAEWLAARFFELGAGEAAGPVGVYCGSGVSAAQQVLALEIAGFDSALYAGSWSEWSRNPDRPVATGPQPG; this is translated from the coding sequence ATGAATCCGATCATCTCCGCGGCCGGTCTCGCGGACGAGCTCGCCGGCCCCACCCCGCCGGTCCTTCTCGACGTCCGCTACCGGCTGGGCGGGCCGCACGGTCGGCCCGACTACGAGGCCGGGCACATCCCGGGCGCCGTCTTCGTCGATCTTGACGCCGAACTGGCCGCACCGCCCGGAGCGGGCGGGCGTCATCCGCTGCCCGACGTCGCGGCGTTCGGCGCGGTGATGCGCCGGGCGGGTGTCGGTCCCGGCACGCCCGTCGTTGCCTACGACGCCGACAAGGGCTGGGGCGCGGCACGCGCCTGGTGGCTGCTGCGCTGGGCCGGGCACGACGACGTCCGGGTGCTGGACGGTGGCCTCGCGGCGTGGACCGGGCCGCTCGAGACGACGGTTCCCGTCCCGCGGGAGGGCACCTTCGAGCCGAAGCCGGGTGCGCTGCCCCTGCTCGACGCCGACGACGCGGCGGCGAAGGCCCGTGAGGGCCTGCTGCTCGACGCGCGTGCGGGGGAGCGCTACCGCGGTGAGGTGGAGCCCATCGACGCGGTCGCCGGGCACATCCCGGGCGCGGTCTCCGCGCCGACCACGGAGAACCTGGACGACCAGGGCCGTTTCCGGCCGGCCGAGTGGCTGGCGGCACGGTTCTTCGAGCTGGGGGCCGGTGAGGCAGCGGGGCCCGTCGGCGTCTACTGCGGGTCCGGCGTCTCGGCCGCCCAGCAGGTGCTGGCCCTGGAGATCGCCGGCTTCGATTCCGCTCTGTACGCGGGATCGTGGTCCGAGTGGTCGCGGAACCCGGACCGCCCGGTCGCCACGGGCCCGCAGCCGGGCTGA
- a CDS encoding VOC family protein — translation MTEATRRPPGTPCWVSLMVHGLDATQEFYAALFGWEFSPGPTQLGPYVRALIGGKEVAGIGRLPADRHLQVAWTAYLASDDADVTAETIRSCGGTVGVGPLDAADAGRLVIASDPAGAVFGVWQAAEHTGTAVYGTHGTPVWNELRTRDSSSVGKFYQAVFGHEAKEDASAPDRLTLRLDGRPVATVRGMGQDLPRDRGPHWMTYFEVEDTDAAAHRVVELGGHVIEAPGPGPRGRAATVSDPEGAVFTIVRSDVP, via the coding sequence ATGACCGAGGCGACTCGGCGCCCCCCGGGCACGCCCTGCTGGGTGAGCCTCATGGTGCACGGCCTTGACGCGACACAGGAGTTCTACGCGGCGCTGTTCGGCTGGGAGTTCTCCCCCGGCCCCACGCAGCTGGGGCCCTACGTCCGCGCGCTGATCGGCGGCAAGGAGGTGGCCGGCATCGGCCGGCTGCCGGCCGACCGCCATCTGCAGGTCGCCTGGACCGCTTACCTGGCGAGCGACGACGCCGACGTGACCGCGGAGACGATCCGCAGCTGCGGCGGCACGGTCGGCGTCGGGCCGCTCGACGCCGCCGACGCGGGACGGCTGGTGATCGCCTCCGACCCGGCGGGCGCGGTGTTCGGCGTCTGGCAGGCGGCGGAGCACACCGGCACCGCCGTGTACGGCACGCACGGGACGCCCGTCTGGAACGAGCTGCGGACCAGGGACAGTTCTTCGGTCGGCAAGTTCTACCAGGCGGTCTTCGGCCACGAAGCCAAGGAGGACGCCTCCGCTCCCGACCGGCTCACGCTGCGGCTCGACGGGCGTCCCGTCGCCACCGTGCGGGGCATGGGCCAGGACCTGCCGCGCGACCGCGGTCCGCACTGGATGACGTACTTCGAGGTCGAGGACACCGACGCGGCCGCGCACCGGGTGGTGGAGCTGGGCGGGCACGTGATCGAGGCGCCGGGACCGGGTCCGCGCGGGAGGGCGGCGACCGTCTCCGATCCCGAGGGCGCGGTGTTCACGATCGTACGGTCGGACGTACCCTGA